The window CAGTTTTCAAACTGGGGTTCGATATCAAATATATCATGCATTGGTAATGCTTATTATTTCTCAAGTCAATTTGCTTTCATCTCATTCAAAAAAAGTGCTTTGGATTCTTTTTCTTGCTGGGACAATTCTTTTTTCTTTTAGCATTTATTTGTTATCTACTACAGCAATAACGAGTTTAGATTTCCGTTTTTTAGGTCCAATTACTCCTATTGGCGGGCTGTTGCTTATTTCTGGATGGATATACGGCATTATCAAAATATCCTTATTTAAAGGCTAGAATAATTGGTAAACAGCGTATAACATGTATATTTTTGCAGGACAACTTGAATTACAACAAAATTATGAGTTCAAAAGCTTTAAAAGCGCAATCGATTTCGTTAGATCAATACGGAATCAAAAATTCAAAAATCAATTACCAATTATCTCCTGAGAGTTTACAGGATTTGACGGTCAGCTCCTTCGGAGGAAAAGAAACCGCAAATGGTACTCTCGCAGTTCATACTGGAGAGTTTACAGGTAGATCTCCACTCGATCGATTCATCGTCAAAGATTCGATTACTGAGAATGAAGTATGGTGGGGAAACATCAACATTCCCTTCAACAAAAAGGATTTTGATAATTTGTTAGTACGAGTTACAGAATACCTAGACGGTAAAGAGTTATTTGTACGGGATGCTTATGCTTGTGCGCATAAAGATTATCGCTTAAATTTAAGAGTGATCAACGAGTACCCATGGTCGAACATGTTTGCTTACAATATGTTTTTACGACCGTCAGAGGAGGAGTTACAATCTTTTGATCCAGAATGGACTATTATCAATGCTCCAGGATTCATGGCAGATCCTAAAATAGAT of the Nonlabens marinus S1-08 genome contains:
- a CDS encoding DUF423 domain-containing protein — its product is MEKKLLMTGSILMLIAVILGAMAAHTLENYLNIDQMNSFQTGVRYQIYHALVMLIISQVNLLSSHSKKVLWILFLAGTILFSFSIYLLSTTAITSLDFRFLGPITPIGGLLLISGWIYGIIKISLFKG